In the genome of Nocardia sp. NBC_00416, one region contains:
- a CDS encoding SDR family NAD(P)-dependent oxidoreductase encodes MTEIASSATRTVLITGTSSGVGLASAVAAAQAGWRTVATVRDLDRTENLRAAARAAGVELDIRRLDVTEPESVEETISGVADAYGRLDAVVNNAGVGSVGTLELLTLEQIRASMEVNFFGVLAVSRAALPHLRASSGRLIVVGSAYGAVGQPFNEPYCAAKAATEVYMESLAPVAAEVGVTVSVIEPGPIASNFFDNIPVDRAAMRESAGQYKAAYENYLVHIPNLIAGAVQTPEKVAESVLYTLTDPAPAFRVQTSDFSRNFVADKLIDVDGAAVQSITRQWLSPAND; translated from the coding sequence ATGACCGAAATCGCTTCTTCCGCAACCAGAACCGTGCTGATCACCGGGACGTCCTCGGGTGTCGGCCTCGCCTCCGCCGTCGCGGCCGCGCAGGCCGGCTGGCGCACCGTAGCGACCGTACGCGACCTCGACCGGACCGAAAACCTACGCGCGGCGGCGCGGGCGGCGGGGGTGGAGCTGGATATCCGCCGCTTGGACGTGACCGAGCCGGAGTCGGTCGAGGAGACCATATCGGGTGTCGCGGACGCCTATGGCCGCCTGGACGCAGTGGTGAACAATGCGGGCGTCGGCAGCGTCGGCACGCTGGAACTGCTCACTCTGGAACAGATCCGGGCCAGCATGGAGGTCAACTTCTTCGGTGTGCTCGCGGTCAGCCGCGCCGCGCTGCCGCATCTGCGGGCCAGTTCGGGCCGGCTGATCGTGGTGGGCAGCGCCTACGGCGCCGTCGGCCAGCCGTTCAACGAGCCCTACTGCGCCGCCAAGGCTGCCACCGAGGTGTACATGGAAAGCCTGGCGCCGGTGGCCGCCGAGGTGGGTGTCACGGTTTCGGTGATCGAGCCGGGGCCGATCGCCTCGAATTTCTTCGACAATATCCCCGTCGACCGCGCGGCCATGCGGGAGTCGGCGGGGCAGTACAAGGCGGCGTACGAGAACTACCTGGTCCACATCCCGAACCTGATCGCGGGCGCGGTGCAGACCCCGGAGAAGGTCGCCGAGAGCGTGCTGTACACCCTCACCGACCCCGCGCCCGCCTTTCGCGTGCAGACCTCGGACTTCTCCCGCAACTTCGTGGCCGACAAGCTGATCGACGTCGACGGGGCGGCGGTGCAGTCCATCACGAGGCAGTGGCTCAGCCCGGCGAACGATTGA
- a CDS encoding ABC transporter substrate-binding protein produces the protein MRSLSSLRLFVLFVASVLSLVACAGSGVPGEDATEPVSGGTLTYGINDSPQCFDIHATSKDIAAEIQRNVVDSLVSEDAEHRFHPWLATGWTVADDLTSYTFTLRRDVTFTDGTRFDAAAVKANFDHIVAPATKSQYAINLLGPYTGADIVDDFTVRINFSAPFAPFLQAASTAYLGFYSPRALAVDADKLCAGGPVDVGSGPFVFTSYTKGQSAVMTRNPAYNWAPADAKHSGPAYLDSLVFRILPEDATRVGALTSGQVDIAKSIPPIQVPTVEADARLALTRADQPGQTYSLFLNTTAAPLDDQRVRLAIQQGIDVAQNVETVYFGQYKRAWGPLSPTTPSYDQSVTDSWRYDPQAAGRLLDDAGWTQRDGDGFRTRNGQRLTLYWPALPASGVRDQRDLLDQAVQADLAKIGVEVTHPRLTAGEYNARVAEGSFQLFSVSWARAEPDLLRLFFHSASRPPSGNNVAFLHEPQVDQWTTAGSATLDQHIRDTVYGDTQRRVLANGSVVPLYVLAALNGYRKNVHGHTFDPNGWLLFYDAWKA, from the coding sequence GTGCGTTCACTCTCGTCGTTGCGGCTGTTCGTCCTATTCGTCGCATCCGTGTTGTCCCTCGTTGCTTGTGCCGGTAGCGGCGTGCCGGGAGAGGATGCGACCGAACCGGTTTCCGGTGGCACCCTGACCTACGGAATAAACGACTCACCACAGTGTTTCGATATTCACGCCACCTCCAAGGATATTGCCGCCGAGATACAGCGCAATGTGGTGGATTCTCTTGTTTCCGAGGATGCCGAGCATCGGTTCCACCCGTGGCTCGCCACCGGGTGGACCGTGGCGGACGATCTGACGAGTTATACATTCACCCTGCGACGTGATGTGACTTTCACCGACGGAACGCGGTTCGACGCGGCGGCCGTGAAAGCCAATTTCGACCATATCGTCGCGCCGGCGACCAAATCGCAATACGCGATCAATCTGCTCGGTCCCTACACCGGTGCCGATATCGTCGATGATTTCACCGTCCGGATCAATTTCTCGGCGCCGTTCGCGCCTTTCCTCCAAGCCGCCAGTACGGCCTATCTCGGCTTCTACTCGCCCCGGGCGCTGGCCGTCGACGCGGACAAGCTGTGCGCGGGTGGTCCGGTGGATGTGGGCAGCGGTCCGTTCGTGTTCACGAGCTATACCAAGGGGCAGAGCGCGGTGATGACCCGCAATCCCGCGTACAACTGGGCTCCGGCCGACGCGAAACACAGCGGGCCCGCCTATCTGGATTCGCTGGTGTTCCGGATACTGCCGGAGGACGCCACCAGGGTCGGGGCGCTCACCAGCGGTCAGGTCGATATCGCCAAATCGATACCGCCGATCCAGGTGCCGACCGTCGAGGCCGACGCGCGGTTGGCGCTGACCCGCGCGGACCAGCCCGGGCAGACCTACAGCCTGTTCCTGAACACGACCGCCGCGCCGCTCGACGATCAGCGCGTGCGGCTCGCCATCCAACAGGGCATCGATGTGGCCCAGAATGTCGAGACCGTCTACTTCGGGCAGTACAAGCGGGCCTGGGGACCGCTGTCCCCGACGACACCGTCCTACGACCAGTCGGTGACCGATTCGTGGCGCTATGATCCGCAGGCCGCCGGCCGACTGCTCGACGACGCGGGCTGGACCCAACGGGACGGCGACGGCTTCCGGACCAGGAACGGGCAGCGCCTGACGCTGTACTGGCCCGCGCTGCCGGCCTCCGGAGTGCGCGATCAGCGCGATCTGCTGGACCAGGCCGTGCAGGCGGATCTGGCGAAAATCGGTGTGGAGGTGACACATCCGCGCCTGACCGCCGGCGAGTACAACGCCCGGGTGGCCGAGGGCAGTTTCCAGCTCTTCTCGGTCAGCTGGGCCCGGGCCGAGCCGGATCTGCTGCGACTGTTCTTCCACAGTGCCAGCAGACCGCCCAGCGGCAACAACGTCGCGTTCCTGCACGAGCCCCAGGTCGACCAGTGGACCACGGCGGGATCGGCCACCCTCGATCAACACATCCGCGACACGGTCTACGGGGACACGCAGCGCCGGGTGCTGGCGAACGGGTCGGTCGTGCCCCTCTACGTTCTGGCCGCGCTCAACGGCTACCGGAAGAACGTGCACGGGCACACCTTCGACCCGAACGGCTGGCTGCTGTTCTACGACGCCTGGAAGGCCTGA